In Candidatus Planktophila sp., the following are encoded in one genomic region:
- a CDS encoding ComEC/Rec2 family competence protein, whose translation MSLREASIQNSQIVKLYGQSSEIIAQVVTDPNQSASGNYTFIARAIYVKSSHGSFEMRTPIRVITPRPSVLELLPGQSFSAKARIVDSKEGRVAALVLIDEDVTVITGASQWAKSLASIRLGLRNLTGEGNAGALIPGMVLGDTSKQSLEFKSAMRRSGLAHLVAVSGANFAIVSAFVLWCMQFLFTRMKFRLIATAIALICFIALVRPSPSVLRAAAMAAVLLIAVGTNRGRDSLPALGFAIGAVVVADPWQARDAGFALSVFATGGLLLFAPKVAERFARFLPGKLAQALAPPIAAIVFCSPILVALSGYLSPISIVANLLAAPAVGPITILGFIAALLSPVAPILSMALIWLIKFPAGFIAAVATWAAQFPVLTLRTGSIGFLIVASFSITVWLFKKYIKAISISALILILTLTWLQRWPAGDWQIANCDIGQGDSMVVNLGNHRAIVIDVGPDPVLVDRCLKALGIEEIPLMILSHFHDDHVGGLSGAIKNRRVSQLWVSTNAEPLMESEHVAALMKEIVIMRPQRGYSAQIAHFRINVMWPAVGEHVFASIPGEGSAVNNSSIAVIITSTDFSLFSAGDLEPPAQQELISSVSKIDIYKVSHHGSRYQEAALMRTLKPEIAVISVGAKNRYGHPAPQTVQTLTRLGAEVLRTDINGSISIQAKAHQFTIRTSKGRFNLFRLE comes from the coding sequence ATGTCTCTTCGCGAGGCATCTATCCAAAATTCACAAATTGTAAAACTCTATGGGCAATCGAGTGAAATTATCGCTCAAGTTGTCACAGATCCTAATCAGAGCGCATCTGGAAACTACACTTTCATTGCACGTGCGATCTATGTCAAAAGCAGTCATGGATCATTTGAGATGCGAACCCCGATTCGTGTTATTACACCAAGACCGAGCGTGCTCGAACTATTACCAGGCCAAAGTTTTAGCGCAAAGGCACGAATAGTCGATAGCAAAGAGGGACGAGTTGCCGCACTGGTTTTAATCGATGAGGATGTCACAGTAATTACGGGTGCATCTCAGTGGGCCAAATCCCTAGCTTCAATTCGATTAGGTCTTCGCAACTTAACGGGGGAGGGTAATGCTGGAGCTCTGATTCCCGGAATGGTCTTAGGCGATACTTCAAAACAAAGCCTTGAGTTCAAGTCGGCAATGAGGCGCTCCGGATTAGCGCACTTAGTAGCAGTGAGTGGGGCCAACTTTGCAATAGTTTCCGCCTTCGTATTGTGGTGCATGCAGTTTTTATTTACCCGAATGAAGTTTCGGTTGATTGCAACGGCGATCGCTTTGATCTGTTTTATTGCCCTTGTGCGACCATCGCCATCGGTTCTTCGTGCTGCGGCGATGGCGGCCGTCCTATTGATCGCCGTGGGCACTAATCGCGGCCGAGATTCTCTACCCGCGCTAGGTTTTGCTATTGGCGCAGTCGTTGTTGCAGATCCCTGGCAGGCGCGCGATGCCGGCTTTGCACTCTCTGTCTTTGCTACTGGCGGCCTTCTATTATTTGCACCTAAAGTAGCTGAAAGATTTGCGCGTTTTTTGCCAGGCAAACTTGCCCAAGCGTTAGCGCCTCCTATTGCTGCGATTGTTTTTTGTTCACCAATATTAGTGGCGCTATCTGGGTATCTCTCGCCAATTAGTATTGTCGCAAATCTATTGGCAGCCCCTGCAGTTGGACCAATTACTATTCTGGGGTTTATTGCAGCACTACTTTCACCGGTTGCTCCCATCTTAAGTATGGCTTTGATTTGGTTAATAAAATTCCCAGCAGGTTTTATTGCAGCCGTTGCAACATGGGCGGCGCAATTTCCAGTACTCACTCTGCGCACCGGAAGCATCGGCTTCCTTATCGTTGCCTCATTTTCGATAACAGTCTGGCTTTTTAAGAAATACATAAAAGCTATTTCAATTAGCGCCCTTATATTGATTCTTACACTCACTTGGCTGCAACGTTGGCCGGCCGGGGATTGGCAGATTGCAAACTGCGATATTGGTCAGGGTGATTCCATGGTTGTAAATCTCGGAAATCATCGGGCAATTGTCATTGACGTTGGTCCAGATCCAGTTTTGGTGGATCGTTGTTTAAAGGCGCTAGGTATTGAAGAAATTCCACTCATGATTCTTTCGCATTTTCACGACGATCACGTCGGAGGATTAAGCGGAGCCATTAAAAATCGCAGAGTTTCGCAGCTCTGGGTTAGTACAAATGCCGAACCGTTAATGGAGAGCGAACATGTTGCCGCACTTATGAAAGAGATTGTGATAATGCGCCCACAACGTGGATACTCGGCGCAAATAGCACATTTCAGAATTAATGTCATGTGGCCGGCAGTTGGTGAACATGTTTTTGCATCAATACCCGGCGAGGGTTCAGCGGTGAATAACTCCAGCATCGCCGTTATCATTACATCTACAGATTTCTCACTTTTTTCCGCGGGAGATTTAGAGCCACCTGCCCAACAAGAGCTGATAAGCAGTGTGTCAAAAATTGATATTTATAAGGTGTCTCACCATGGTTCGAGATACCAGGAAGCCGCTTTAATGCGCACCTTAAAACCAGAGATTGCCGTCATTAGTGTTGGAGCTAAAAATCGCTACGGCCATCCTGCCCCGCAGACGGTGCAGACCTTGACTAGACTTGGGGCAGAGGTTCTGCGCACTGACATCAATGGATCCATCAGTATTCAAGCAAAGGCACACCAGTTTACAATTCGAACAAGTAAGGGCCGATTTAATCTCTTTCGATTGGAGTAG
- a CDS encoding ComEA family DNA-binding protein — protein MDQLNQTYESIKNWWYELHYSHIQKRALLILGTLIIIFSSLLVVRGNTHEVVAPPIIAVQIAAPEIFIDVTGAVNKPGVYTLAANSRVIDAIKAAGNSAPGADLSTINLARVLSDGEQIYVDATVRNSAGVRVSKVVRSGPININRATATQLDSLDGIGPVIARRIIEYRKSNGPFATIVDLQKVSGIGVAKFAAIKSKVRV, from the coding sequence ATGGACCAACTCAATCAAACCTATGAAAGTATCAAAAACTGGTGGTACGAACTCCACTACTCACACATTCAAAAACGTGCGCTCTTAATTTTAGGCACACTAATTATCATTTTTTCATCTCTTCTTGTTGTACGGGGAAATACTCACGAAGTTGTGGCGCCTCCGATAATTGCTGTACAGATCGCAGCACCCGAAATATTTATTGACGTGACCGGCGCAGTTAATAAACCTGGTGTTTACACACTAGCGGCAAACTCACGTGTCATCGATGCGATTAAAGCGGCAGGAAATTCGGCCCCTGGCGCTGATTTGAGCACTATAAATTTGGCTCGCGTTTTATCCGATGGCGAGCAGATATATGTTGATGCAACAGTAAGAAATAGCGCTGGCGTACGGGTAAGTAAAGTGGTACGAAGCGGTCCTATCAATATTAATCGCGCAACTGCGACTCAGTTAGATTCACTCGATGGTATAGGACCAGTAATTGCTAGGCGCATTATTGAATACCGAAAATCTAATGGCCCCTTTGCAACTATTGTGGATCTTCAAAAGGTCAGCGGAATTGGTGTAGCAAAATTCGCGGCGATAAAAAGCAAAGTTCGCGTTTAA